DNA from Amycolatopsis sp. DSM 110486:
GCGCCCACCGCAAGCACGTCGCTCTCGGCGTCGCAGTCTTCGCGCCCGGGATCACCTCGACGTCGTTCGTGCTCTCGCTCGGCCCGGCGCTGCTGACGGACGTGCTCGGCGCCGCCCTGGCTTGCTTGGGTTCGCTGGTGCTTGCCGTGCACGCGCGGCGGCTTCCCGCCATCGTCGTGACCGCGATCCTCGCCGGCGCCGCTCAAGGCCTCGGCCAGCTCGGCGGGCTGACGATGATCAGCACCCACGCGCCCGCCCACCGGCGAGCCGAGGCCAACGCCCTGCTCGACTTCGGCGGCTACACTCCCGCAGCGCTTCTCCCCGTGGCGGCCGGTTACCTGAGCGTCGCCGTGGGCCTCACCGGCGGCGCCACGACCTTCGCTATGGTTCTGGCTGCGGTCACGCTCGTCGCCGGTGTCCTCGTGAGACACCACACTCGCGAGCGCGATTCCGGGCTTCACTTCGCCGGCGGTGGCATCAAGGACCCTTCCGAGAGCGCCCAGCTGCCCAGCAGGTTCAGCGCACGCTGTGACGGCGAATCGGGTTCCGCGGTGTAGACGTAGAGCGTGGTGTCCGGGTCCCCGACCGGCGTGAGCGTTTCGTAGTCGACGGTCAGATCGCCGACAACGCGGTGGCGCAGGCGTTTCGCGCCGTGGGTGCGTTGGTAGACGCGGTGTTCGTCCCACCACTGCCCGAACTCGGTGCTCCGCTCCCGCAGATCGGTGATCAGCGCGGCCGTGCCCCGGTCGTGGCGGTCGGCGCCGATCTCCAGCCGCAGGTTCTCCACCACCGCGCGCGCCTGAACGTCCCAGTCGACGAACAGCGAACGCGCGTCGTCGTCGAGGAACATCCACCGCGCGTAGTTGCGTTCGCTCGGGCGCATGGCGTCGAAGTCGGCGAACAGCGCCCGCGCCATCCGGTTGGCGGCCAGCACGTCGGTGCGCCGGCCCAGGACGAGGGTCGGCTGGCTGTCGAAGGCGCCGAGAAGCTGGTAAAGGCCAGGGCGCACGCGCTGCACCGCGGTCGGCCGGGCGCGGTTGCCCGCGCCGACCAAGCCGACGAGGTCCTCGAGGTGGGCCCGCCCCGCCGCGTCGAGGTTCAGCGCACGGCCGAGCGCCTCGAGCACAGCCGGCGAGGGCACGATGCGGCGTCCTTGTTCGAGGCGGGCGTAGTAATCGGTGGAAACACCGGCCAGCAGTGCCACTTCCTCGCGGCGAAGGCCAGGCACGCGCCGGATCCGGGAATCGGTCGGCAACCCGGATCGGGCCGGGTCGCACTGGCTGCGGGCGCGGCGCAGGAAATCGGCGAGTTCCTGGTTCTTCTCGGGCATGTGTCCATTGTGCACGGCGATCGCCGGCCCGCCTGGTCCTCTGAGTCCTAGGCAACAGCGTCCGGGCCCTTGCAGGGCGCGAGATGACGGTCCACAACGCCCTTTCAGTTGCCAGGCTGGGAATCGCACCGGACAGCCGGCAACGGTTTCAGGACCGTGCCACCGCACAAGGAGAAAACACCATGAGCTATCCCGCCGACCGGCCCGCGACCTGGTTCGTCACCGGCGCTTCCCGGGGTCTCGGCCTCGAACTCGTCGCCCAGCTTCTCGAGCGCGGGGACAACGTCGCCGCGACGACGCGCTCCACCGAGCGGCTCTCCGGTGCCCTGCAGGGCCGTGCCGACACCACGCGCCTGCTCGCACTGGAGGTCGACCTGCGCGACAGCGGCGACGTCAACCGTGCGGTACGGGAGACCACGGCCCGGTTCGGCGCGCTGGACGTCGTTGTGAACAACGCGGGCTACGGTTTCCTTGCCGCCGTCGAGGAAACCAGTGCCGCCGACGTCCGCGACATGCTCGACGTCCAGGTCGTCGGTGCGTGGAACGTCCTGCGCTCGACCCTGCCGATCCTGCGCACGCAGGGCAGCGGCCACGTCGTGAACGTGTCCTCGGTCCTCGGCCTGACCACCATGCCCGGGTGGGCCCTCTACTGCGCGGGCAAGTTCGCGCTCGAAGGCCTCAGCGAAGCCCTCGCCGCCGAGGTCGCCGGGTTCGGGGTCAAGGTCACCGTCGTCGAGCCCGGGTACTTCCGCACCGACTTCCTCACCACCGACTCCCTCGCCCTGCCGGCCACGACAACCGAGGCCTACCCGGCGATCCGCGAAATGGTCAGCAACCACCTCGGTTTGCAGGGCACCCAGCTCGGCGACCCGGTCCGCGGCGTCGCGCGGATCATCGACAACGTGGTCGCCGGGAACGGGCCGCTTCGCCAGCTGCTCGGTTCGGACGCCCACACCTACGCCACGGCCAAGGTCGACGCGCTGCGTGCGACCCTGGACGAGAACAAGGAGAGCGCGCCGCTGACCGACATCACGGCAGCCTGATCCGCGAGCCGCCCCAACACCAGTGCTTCGGACGGCCGCCTCCGTCATCGACCGGGGCGGCCGTCGGTCCAACGCGCCGTTCAACACCGGCGCCGCGACGTAGCGAATCATCACGGCGCCAGACGGAGCGCCGCCTCGTGAGTGGTCATCCCCACGGGAATCGGGAGGATGACGGGCACGGTGACGCCGTTGTCCACATAGGAATTGATGTGCGCAACGCAATCGGCCGGGCTGCCGTGGACGACGAGAGCGTCGACGGCCTCGTCGGGGATCGCGGCGACAGCACCCCCTGCGATCGCCGTGATCCCACCGCTGCCACAGCTCGGCAAACTGCTCACCGCGTCCGAGCGATTCCTGGAACGCGCGGTACACCGGCGCGGTGAGGTAACCCGGCCATGATGCGCCGCACCGTCTTCCGCACTTCGTCGGTGTCTTCCGAGGGAGCGGCGAAGATCCGCGCCGCGACCTGTGCCCCGGAGCCGATGTGCGTGGTCACGGTGGGCACGTCGGTGGCGGCCGGCCAGCTCAGGACCGCACCGTCGGCTTCCCGGCCGGCCAGGCGCAGCATCCCGGTCGCAGTGCGGCGACGAGGATCCGCGGCGCCACCGCCGACGCCCGGTCGAGGCGGAATCCCCGTACGCTGAACGTCTCGTAATCCTGCTCGACCCGGCCGCCGGCCAAGGCTTCCCGGAGGAAGCGAACGGTGTCCCGGGTCCGCTGGAACGGCCGGGTGAACGGAACTCCGTTCCAGTCCGAGAGTAGGAATCGATGGCAAACCGCAGGTCGTGGTGGGTGAATTCCGGCCACGACTTGTCAATGAAGACCAATTCGGCATATGCGGCTTGCCAGGGCAAGAAATTCGAGATGCGCCGGCCGGCACCGGTTCGCAGCAGAAGGTCAACGTCGGGCAGGTCGGGGACGTGGAGATATTTCGCAAACTGGGACTCGGTGACGGCGCTAGTCCGCGTCGTGGATCGTGGTGGTGTAGGTGTCGATGGAACCGCCCGCGTCATACTGCGTCAACACCACACCGTCCGTGGTGGGCGTGGCGAGGATCTCGTTGGCGTTGCCGCCGCCGATCTTCGTCGGGTAGCCGTTGAGGATCGCGTGGTCCGGGTCCTTGAGGTCGATCAGGTCGAACCCGCCGTGGGCCTGGATGCCCTCAGAGGCGCCGGAGCAGAGCATCTTCTCGTACGGCACGTACTGGCAGTCCTGGTAGCCGACGTAGTCCGAGGGGTTCTGCCAGGTGTCGACGAGCTTGCCCTTCAGGGTCCACTCATAGAAGGTCCGCGAATCCCAGCTCTGGCCCACCAGGGTCTTCTTCACCGGGTCGTAGATGACGCCGCCGACGTGGTCGTAGTCGACCGTGAACAGGGTCTTGACCTGGTAGGTCTTGATGTTGATCTGCAGGATGTCGGCCGAGCTGTGCGCCGAGTCGACCGCGAGCGGGACATAGGCGTAGTCGCCATAGACCTCGAAGCCGCCGGCGTGGGTGCGGGCGCCGTCGACGAAGGCGATGTCCTTGATGAGAGCGCCGGCCTTGTCGAGGATGACGAGGTGACCGTCGTTGGCGGTGTGGTCGTAGACCGAAATGTAGTAGCGGCCGTTGTAGTACTTGAAGCCCTCCTGCTCGAAGTCGACGCCGGCAGGCTGCCAGGTCTGCGGGATGGAGCCGGACTTGGTCCAGACGGTGTTCTGGTTGACCTGCTCGAAGGCTGCCACCAGCGGAGCGTCGCGGTGGTCGGCGCCCGGGGCCTTGACATTGTCCTTCGGGGGCTGCGCGGCCGGGCCGGCCTGGATCTGGATCGGAGCCGGGTCGCTCAGGGTCGCGGCGACAGCGGTGGAGGCGATGCCGGCCACGGCAAGGGCGGCGCCCGCGATCACAGCGAGGCGCGTGCGGTGGCGCGAGCTCGAGCGCTCGGCAGTGGACCTGGCGGGGAGGATTCTCATGGGTCGACGCTGCCGGAAGCGTCTGGCCGGTTCGTAAAGATCGACGGACCGGATCGCGAACGTTGCCTAAACCTGGATCCACCGATTGATGCCTGGGTGCGGGAATCCAGGTTCTCCTCAGCGGGTCGGGATTCCGCGTGCTCAACCGGTTATCGATCAAGCAGCCGTCACCCAGCTCGAAATCCGCCGACGTCAGCGGTTGGGCGGCATCCGCAACGAGAACCACCACGCCGCCTGACCTGCGCAGAGACGACATCTCGGCAAGCACACCGTCGCACCACACCGCTCCAGCCCCCAGTCCTCAGCAGCCTTCTTAGTGGGAAACCCAGACCTGCTCCCCCACGTCCCATCCGGACGCTTGTACCGGGCACGCCACTCACCCATGCCGGGCTCTTCCTGGCCGAAGGCCATCCTTGACGCCTCTTCTCTGTTACTCCGCCCCGGGGCAGCGCTGAGCCGCACCATCTCGGCGACATCGCCACGGGTGAACCGGTAGTGCTTGCCGAAGCGGTGATGCGGCAGCATTCTCGCGGCAGCTTGGTCCTTCAACGTCCTCGGCGACAGCTGCAGCAACTCCCCCACCTGTTCCGCGGTCAGCAGCGCGTCCGGATCCGCCGGCGGCCCCGGCACAGCAGCATTCACCACTCCTGCAACCTCCCGGATCGCAGCAGCAACAGCACAGTGGTCGGGTTCGGTTTCCATGACGGACTCCTATGCATTTCTCGTCGACCATCGAGACAGATTCAGGGAAGTGTTCGCCGGAGCACATTACTATCCATGCTGACGATCCACCGAGCAGTCAATAGTCTCTCGCAAGAAGACCAAAGAGCCTCGTCAACGCACATGCCGTCCAACTGGCCGCGATTTCAGGACGCTACTATTCGGCAGATCGACCACATGACACATCGACACAATGAAGGGCGATACAGATGGCTAAGAAGTTCACGATTGAAACTGAAGAAGAGAGGTGCGTCGATAATTCACGCAAAACAGCACGAGACAGACGAGTCATCATCGTCCTCCACTGGTAGCGTTTCAGCATCGAACACGTCTTCTTTGACACCTCTGACTCCGGCAATCCGCTCGCTTGGA
Protein-coding regions in this window:
- a CDS encoding helix-turn-helix transcriptional regulator, which produces MPEKNQELADFLRRARSQCDPARSGLPTDSRIRRVPGLRREEVALLAGVSTDYYARLEQGRRIVPSPAVLEALGRALNLDAAGRAHLEDLVGLVGAGNRARPTAVQRVRPGLYQLLGAFDSQPTLVLGRRTDVLAANRMARALFADFDAMRPSERNYARWMFLDDDARSLFVDWDVQARAVVENLRLEIGADRHDRGTAALITDLRERSTEFGQWWDEHRVYQRTHGAKRLRHRVVGDLTVDYETLTPVGDPDTTLYVYTAEPDSPSQRALNLLGSWALSEGSLMPPPAK
- a CDS encoding SDR family oxidoreductase codes for the protein MSYPADRPATWFVTGASRGLGLELVAQLLERGDNVAATTRSTERLSGALQGRADTTRLLALEVDLRDSGDVNRAVRETTARFGALDVVVNNAGYGFLAAVEETSAADVRDMLDVQVVGAWNVLRSTLPILRTQGSGHVVNVSSVLGLTTMPGWALYCAGKFALEGLSEALAAEVAGFGVKVTVVEPGYFRTDFLTTDSLALPATTTEAYPAIREMVSNHLGLQGTQLGDPVRGVARIIDNVVAGNGPLRQLLGSDAHTYATAKVDALRATLDENKESAPLTDITAA
- a CDS encoding DUF6454 family protein — its product is MRILPARSTAERSSSRHRTRLAVIAGAALAVAGIASTAVAATLSDPAPIQIQAGPAAQPPKDNVKAPGADHRDAPLVAAFEQVNQNTVWTKSGSIPQTWQPAGVDFEQEGFKYYNGRYYISVYDHTANDGHLVILDKAGALIKDIAFVDGARTHAGGFEVYGDYAYVPLAVDSAHSSADILQINIKTYQVKTLFTVDYDHVGGVIYDPVKKTLVGQSWDSRTFYEWTLKGKLVDTWQNPSDYVGYQDCQYVPYEKMLCSGASEGIQAHGGFDLIDLKDPDHAILNGYPTKIGGGNANEILATPTTDGVVLTQYDAGGSIDTYTTTIHDAD
- a CDS encoding helix-turn-helix domain-containing protein; this translates as METEPDHCAVAAAIREVAGVVNAAVPGPPADPDALLTAEQVGELLQLSPRTLKDQAAARMLPHHRFGKHYRFTRGDVAEMVRLSAAPGRSNREEASRMAFGQEEPGMGEWRARYKRPDGTWGSRSGFPTKKAAEDWGLERCGATVCLPRCRLCAGQAAWWFSLRMPPNR